In Methylomarinum sp. Ch1-1, the following proteins share a genomic window:
- a CDS encoding tetratricopeptide repeat protein, producing the protein MKNCIITTLISILISNNALAINNNPILACDNLASDPFDSERKAKGIKSDDININRALEACRQELSLYPYISRLQYQYGRVLNKNKQFKQAAQWYYKAAKQGYTPAQFHLSLMTDVDIPFDYSNSDEQTRNAAKNGYAPAQYLLGMMYQFGMTPAFNAPKDYNKAASWYYKAAMQGHAMAQYNLGYLFDNGQGVPQDNKKAVSWYKYAANNGNADAMHRIGKIYSKANKYSEAANWFLSGANEGHRDSQFEIGAMYLEGRGVPGSFDKAHEWLLKAAKQNQPDAQSALGEMYNNGWGVRKDPKVAAIWWTASVKQGEPWSQVHLGNAYYHGIGVPKDHKKAELLFQLASKSKNTSVASHAQKNLRVMRKRQYDNNLSSGEILGALAILGLVGLALSGDGGTDSNNSSAGSTYKPPDPYDGWLVPGVCQGMDCIYELD; encoded by the coding sequence ATGAAGAATTGTATAATAACTACCCTAATTTCAATATTGATATCAAACAACGCACTAGCTATTAACAATAATCCGATATTAGCTTGCGATAATCTTGCCTCTGATCCTTTTGACTCAGAACGCAAGGCAAAAGGTATTAAATCTGATGACATCAATATTAACAGAGCATTAGAGGCTTGTCGTCAGGAATTATCTCTATATCCGTATATATCACGCCTCCAATATCAATATGGGCGGGTGTTAAATAAAAACAAACAATTCAAGCAGGCGGCACAATGGTATTACAAAGCTGCAAAACAAGGATATACTCCAGCACAATTTCATCTCAGCCTTATGACTGACGTGGATATACCTTTTGATTATAGTAATTCTGATGAACAAACTCGTAACGCCGCTAAAAATGGTTATGCACCAGCACAATATCTTCTCGGCATGATGTACCAATTTGGGATGACTCCAGCCTTTAATGCTCCAAAAGATTACAATAAAGCTGCTAGTTGGTATTACAAGGCAGCTATGCAAGGCCATGCTATGGCGCAATACAATCTAGGCTATTTATTCGATAATGGCCAGGGAGTACCGCAAGACAATAAGAAAGCAGTGTCATGGTATAAATACGCGGCCAACAATGGAAACGCAGATGCCATGCATCGTATTGGAAAAATTTACAGTAAAGCAAATAAATATTCTGAAGCTGCTAACTGGTTTCTTTCTGGCGCAAATGAGGGGCATCGAGATTCGCAATTTGAAATCGGTGCGATGTATCTTGAAGGTCGAGGTGTTCCGGGAAGCTTCGATAAAGCGCATGAATGGCTTCTAAAAGCAGCAAAGCAAAATCAACCTGATGCCCAATCAGCATTAGGTGAGATGTATAACAATGGTTGGGGAGTTCGAAAAGACCCAAAAGTAGCTGCTATATGGTGGACCGCTTCAGTAAAACAAGGAGAACCGTGGTCTCAAGTTCATCTTGGAAACGCCTACTATCACGGTATTGGCGTACCAAAAGACCATAAAAAAGCCGAGTTATTGTTTCAATTGGCTTCAAAAAGCAAAAATACCAGCGTAGCATCACACGCTCAAAAGAACCTAAGAGTAATGCGAAAAAGACAATACGATAATAATTTATCATCCGGAGAAATTCTAGGTGCTCTCGCTATTTTAGGACTTGTGGGACTTGCTCTATCCGGTGATGGCGGCACAGATTCTAATAACTCGTCCGCCGGATCAACATATAAACCACCAGATCCATACGACGGCTGGCTAGTTCCTGGAGTATGTCAAGGTATGGACTGTATATACGAACTTGATTAA